ACTACCGCCTGCGCGACCAGGCCGCGCTGCAGGACTACTTCGAGCGGCATGCGCCGCGCCTGCGCGGCGATGGCATCGCGCGCTTCGGTGGCAGGTTCGTGGCGACGCGGCGGATACTCGGCCCGCGCGCCTAGCGCTGCAACCGCGCCTGCAGCCAGCTGCCGCGCCGTTCCCTCGCCTGCGCCAGCAGCTCGCGGCGCAAGGCCGCGCGGTCTTCCGGCGCGGTGCTCTGCGCCAGCCGTTCCAGCGCGACGATGTCGTCCGGGCTCGCCTCGCGCAGCAACTGCAGCAACCGCGCGCGATCGCCTTCATCGACGAAGGCGAACAGCGCGGCCACGCGCGGCCAGTCGCGCCCCAGCCGCGGGCCCAGCCACCAGCCCGCGCGCGCATCGGAGCCCTGCGCATCGAAGCGGGTGCGCAATGCCTGCCGTTCGTCCGCCGGCAACTGCCCGAACCGCTGCGCGATGCCGCGCAACTGCACGCGTTCGCCCGCATCCAGTGCGCGCCATGCCTGCCAATGGCCGCGGCGCAGGCCGCGCAGGCGTGGCGGCAATGCGTTCCAGCGCCGCGCGCCGCTTGCCAGCGCGGCGGTTTCGTCGGCCGCCGCAATGCTAGCGGCTTGCGCCGGCGCGGTTGCGATCGGCAACGGCACCGCGTCCGCGGCGGCGGGGTCGGACGCATTCGCCAGCCAGGCCAACAGCGCCAGCTCGTCGGCATACGCCGCTTCGCGCGGCGCGGCGAGCTGTTCGCGATCCGGATGCAGGGCGAGGTCGCCGGCATCGAAACGGGCCTTCGGCGCCGCCGCTGGCGGCAACGGCTCGCGCTTGATCGTCGCGAGCCATTGCGAAATCGCCTCGCGCCCGGCCGGATGGATGAAGAATGCGGCGGCGAAGGCGAGCACGCAGGTGCCGACGCCCAGCCACAGCCAGCGCACGCCATGGGTCGCGCCGGGTTCGGTCCGGGGCTGCACCGGCGTGCCGGCGGGGGCGGACGCCGCCTTCTCGACCAGCGGCGGCAATTCCGGCACGCGCTCGAGTTCGCGCTGGGCCGCCGCGCGCCATGCACGCCAGACATCGACATCCGGTTGGCCTAGCGCATTGCGCGGCAGGCTGTCGCGGATGCTGTCCTGGTAGGCCGCTGCCGACAGCCCCAGCGCCGCCGCCGCGACATCGTCCTCCAGCCCCGCGACCAGGTGCAGCAATACCGCCGCGCGCCGCTCCGGCGCCAGCCGGGCGATGCCGGGCAACAGCGCGTTCGGCTCCGTCTTCGCCGCGTGGCGCAGCGAAGGCGTGGCCAGCAACAGGCGCCAGTATTGCTGCGGCCATTGCGCCAGCGGCCACTGCCCGGCCTCGGCGGCGAAGACCCGCGCCACTGCCGCCAGCGCGCGCGCGCCGCGCGCCTGGTCGCCCGCCTGCACGGCGGCGAACAGGCGGGCGCGCTTGTCCAAGCCGCGCAGGAACGCGGCGACGGCTGCCGGAGACGGCGGAGCGGGAACGGGGGTCATTGCGGGCGTGGCTGCACAGCGCAATCTTAGCCGCGCCAGCCGACAGTGACCGACGAAACGAACGCTTGACAGCCCGCGAAAGCGCGGCTCCGCCAGCTGTGACGCGGGCTGTGGGTAAAGCGGTTGTGCACAGGCGTCATAAAAGCTTCACCGCCGGGTGTTCCACGCGTTCCGGACCCCGCATGACAATCGCGTTTCACGGGCAAGCGATTGTTTTTATTGGATTTGTCCTGAATGGCTGTTTTTTCACCAAAGCGTGCGCAGGGCTTGTCGTACGGCCTTCGCGCACCCGCAGGGGGACGCCATGCACAGACTTATCCACAAACGATGTGGATAAAGCAGTTTTCCCAATCAAGACGGCAAGTTACGCGACTTTCATCAGCGCCGGATCAGTTGTGCCGCGCAAACCCGGTTGTGGCGCCATGCGGTCCGCCGCACCCGGCGGAATGGCCTGCTCTAGACTGCCCCGATGCAGGCGCCCCCTACCGTGCTGCGTGTGGCCCTGCCGGTGCCGCTGCAGCGCCTTTTCGACTACCTACCGCCACCCGGCGTACAAGCCGCATCGGTGGCGATCGGCCAGCGCATCCTGGTGCCGTTCGCCGCGCGCGAGCTGGTCGGGATCGTCAGCGGCCACGGCCAGGCCGAAGCCGGTATCGAGCCCAAGCCCGCGCTGGCCCTGCCGGAGGGTGAACCCCTGCTGCAGGGCGAATTGCTGGCCTCGCTGCACTGGCTGGCCGGCTACCTGCACGCACCCTTGGGCGAAGTGCTGGCCGGCGCCTTGCCGGCGGCCTTGCGCCGCGGCGAGCCGCTGCCGGACACCGCCGTCCATGGCTGGCGTTTGAGCGAAGCCGGCCGCACCGCGTTGCCGGCCATGCGCGCCGGCAAGCCGCAGGCGCTGGCGACCCTGCTCGCCGGCATCCGCGACGAAGACTGGCTGGATGGCGAAGCGCCAGGCTGGCGTGCGCCGCTGCGCGCCTTGCGCGAACGCGGGCTGGTCGAGCGCATCGCGCTTGCGATGGACACGCAGGCAACCGAGCCGGGCCGGATTCCCCCCGCCGCCATTTCGCTCAA
Above is a genomic segment from Thermomonas aquatica containing:
- a CDS encoding DUF3106 domain-containing protein gives rise to the protein MDKRARLFAAVQAGDQARGARALAAVARVFAAEAGQWPLAQWPQQYWRLLLATPSLRHAAKTEPNALLPGIARLAPERRAAVLLHLVAGLEDDVAAAALGLSAAAYQDSIRDSLPRNALGQPDVDVWRAWRAAAQRELERVPELPPLVEKAASAPAGTPVQPRTEPGATHGVRWLWLGVGTCVLAFAAAFFIHPAGREAISQWLATIKREPLPPAAAPKARFDAGDLALHPDREQLAAPREAAYADELALLAWLANASDPAAADAVPLPIATAPAQAASIAAADETAALASGARRWNALPPRLRGLRRGHWQAWRALDAGERVQLRGIAQRFGQLPADERQALRTRFDAQGSDARAGWWLGPRLGRDWPRVAALFAFVDEGDRARLLQLLREASPDDIVALERLAQSTAPEDRAALRRELLAQARERRGSWLQARLQR